The nucleotide window CGCCTCGCCCTCGGCGGTGGCCTGCAGGAAACCGCCCGGCGGCGGCACGACCTGCGCCCGCCCCATGGGCAGCGCCGGCGGGCGGCGGGTGATGCCTTGGCCGTCCCAACTGAGCCGCGCCAGATCGCCCTCGGCCGCCAGCGCCGCCAGGGTTTGGAACAGCGCCGGCTGCATCGGCTTGCCGCCGGTCACCGCCACGTCCAGCCCGGCCGGCGTCTCGGTCACGGTCAGCGACAGCTCGCCCGCGCGCGAGGCGCCGGCGACGACCAGCCGCCGCAGCAGCGGCAACGCCGACTGGATTCCCGGCCGCAGCACATGGCAATCCGCGATATCGACGATCACGTCCGAGGCGCGGGCGTGAAAACCCAGCAGCGCGTCTTTCTTCGTCCGCCGCCCCGACAGCACCGCCCGCCGGCGCGAGCGCGGCGGCGAGACATGCACCCCGGCAATCGGCGCGGAAAGCCCCTGCGCCCGCAACGCCTCGGTCACCACGCCGACCTTCCAGGCCTTCACGAACGCCTCGGAGCCGTGCATCAGCGCGCAACCGCCGCAGGCGCGGTAATGCGGGCAGGGCGGGCGCACCCGCTCGGGCGCGGGGGTCACGATGCGCGGGCTGGCGATGCGGCCGTTCTCGGCCTCGCCCTCGATCACCTCGCCGGGCAGGGTCAGCGCCGCCAGGGCGCGGCCCCCGGTCCCGACCGCCACGCCATCGCCCTTGCGGCCCAGCCGCTCGACGGTCCAGATCACTCGGCGGCCTCGGTGGTTTCCTCGTCCTCGTCGGTGCCCAGGAAGCCGCCGGACTGGCGGTTCCAGTAGCGGGCATAGGTGCCGTCCAGCGCCAGCAGCTCGGCATGGCTGCCCTGCTCGACGATGCGGCCGGATTCCAGCACCACGATGCGGTCCAGCTCGGCGATGGTCGAGAGCCGGTGCGCGATGGCCAGCACGGTCTTGCCCTGCATGGCGCGGTGCAGCGCCTCCTGCACCTGCGCCTCGACCTCGCTGTCCAGCGCCGATGTCGCCTCGTCCAGGACCAGGATCGGCGCGTCCTTCAAGAGCGCGCGGGCCAGCGCGATGCGCTGGCGCTGGCCGCCGGACAGCTTGACGCCGCGCTCGCCCAGATGGGCGTCGTAGCCGGCGCGGCCCATATGGTCGCGCAGGGTCAGGATGAACTCATGCGCCTCGGCCGCGCGGGCCGCCGCCACGATCTCCTCCTCGGTGGCATCCGGGCGGCCGTAAAGGATGTTGTCGCGGGCCGAGCGGTTGAACATCGCGGTTTCCTGCGTGACCATGGCGATGTTGCGGCGCAGGCTTTCCTGGGTCACCGCGCGCACGTCATGGCCGTCCACCCGCACCGCGCCGCGTTCCACGTCGTAAAGCCGCAGCAGCAGCGAGACCATGGTGGACTTGCCGGCGCCCGAGGCCCCGACCACGCCCAGCCTCTCGCCCGGGGCGATATGCAGGTCCAGGTCGCGGATGCCGCCGCCGCCGTCCCGCGCCGTGTCGCGGCCATAGGCGAAATCGACATGGTCGAAGTCGATGCGCCCGGCCACGCGGTCCAGCGCGACCGCATCGGCGGCGTCGGTCAGGGCATGGGGCGGCGACAGGGTCTTCATGCCGTCCTCGACCTCTCCGATCGAACCCCAGACGCCCATCAGCGCCATGCTGACCCAGCCGGTCATCTGCGCCAGCCGCATCGAGATCGCGCCGGCGGCGGCGATGTCGCCGGCCGTCGCCAGCCCCTCGCGCCACAGCATCAGCGTGCCGCCGATCAGCACCACCGGCAGCGCGCCGGCGACGAACATCAGCGAAAAGCGGAACCAGGTGCTGACGCGGCCGAAATCCAGCGCCCGTTCGCGAAACCCGGCCATGGCGCCAAGCGCGGCGCGGTCCTCGTGCTCGGCATGGGCGAAAAGCTTCACGGTCTTGATGTTGGTGATCGTGTCCACCACCTGCCCCGTCACCATGGCCCGCGCCGAGGCGCGGCTGGCCGAGCGGGTGCGGATGCGCGGCAGGAAGAAGCGGATCAGCAGCGCATAGCAGGCAAGCCAGGCCAGCATCGCCACCGCGCCCCAGCCGTCCACCGAGACCAGGAAGGCGGCCGAGCCGATGATCGAGGCCAGCGCGAAGGCCACCACGTTGACGAATTCCGTCGCCACGTCGGTCACCGCCCGGGCGGTCTGGGTCTGCTTCTGCGCGATGCGGCCGGCGAAATCGTTGTCGAAGAAGGTCACCGCATGGCCCATGGTCCAGCGGTGCAGCCGCGACAGCACCAGCGGGAACAGGTTCGGCCCGATGATGACGCTGGAGGAGGCGGTGGACAGGCCGAAGATCGCCGGCCGCACCACCAGGAAGAACAGCACGAAGCCCAGGATCAGCCCGCCCTTGTCGGCGACCAGGGTCGCGGGCGTGCTGGTCACGACGGCATCGATCACCCGGCCCAGCAGCACCGCCGAGACGATATCCGCGATGCCGCTCAGCGCCGAGGCCACGGCCGCGACCGCCAGCCCCGACCATGCCCCCGACAGGCACCAGCGGAAGAAGGCCAGCAGGCTGCGCGGCGGCGGGCCCTCGGCCGGGCGGAAGGCGTCGATCATGCGGGCGAAGACATCATGCATCAGGCCCGGGCCTCCTGTCGCAGCGCGATCCGGCGCAGCACCTCGCGCGGCAGGATGAAATCGCTTTCGATCCATGCCGCCTCGGCGCGTTTCAGGGCCTCGCCCAGGGCCGGGCCGGAAAGCTCGGGCATCAGGTCGCGGGCGGCCAGCGGGAATTTCGCCTCGGCGCCGCGGGCCAGCTCGTGGCACCAGCCAAAGGGCGGCGCCTCGCCGCGGGCGGCGCGGATCAGCACCGATTGCGCGGCGACGGCGCGGCCGTGGCGCCAGGCGGCGACCGGCGGATGCAGCGCCAGCGCCGCGGCGATCTGGTCCTGGCTGCGGGCCTCGTCGCGCGACAGCCGCAGCGCCCCGGCGGCGTTCGGGGCCGCCAGCAGCGCCAGGCGGCGCGGCCAGCAGGGCAGCGCGCCGGTGCCGAATTCGTGCTCGGCCTCGACCAGCTCGGGCAGGTCGCCGGGATCGGCGCCGGGCAGGACCAGCGACAGCACGCCCGCCTCGGCCATCAGCGCCACGGCGCGCGAGGGGTCGGGCGCATCCAAGAGCTTGCGCATCTCGTGGCCGATGCGTTCCCTGGAAATGCCGGCGAGGCCCGCGCGCAGCTCGCGGCAGGCGGCCAGCGCCTGCAGGTCGGCCTCGCGCCCATACCAGGCCAGGAAGCGGAAAAAGCGCAGGATGCGCAGGTAGTCCTCGGCGATGCGGGCGCGCGGGTCGCCGACGAAGCGCAGCCGGCGCGCGGCCAGGTCGGGCAGGCCGCCCACCGGATCCAGCACCTTGCCCGAAGCGGTGGCGTAAAGCGCGTTCATGGTGAAGTCGCGGCGCTGCGCGTCTTCCTCGATCCGGTCGGAATAGGCGACCACGGCGCGGCGGCCGTCTGTTTCCACGTCGCGGCGGAAGCTCGTGACCTCGAAGCCGCGGCCGTCGGCGATCACGGTGACGGTGCCATGGTCGATGCCGGTCGGCACGCTGCGCAGGCCGGCCGCCTCGGCCAGGCGGATGCTGTCCTCGGGCCGGGCCGAGGTCGAGATGTCCACATCCGCCACCGGCTCGCCCAGCAGCGCGTTCCGGACCGCGCCGCCGACGATCAGCGCCTGCGCGCCTTCGGCCGAAAGCGCGGCCAGCACCCGCGCCAGGGCGGGATCGTCAAGGAAGGGCGCGGTCAGGCGGGTCATGCGGAAAGCCTGGCTGAAATCCGGGTGGCGAGCGAATGCAGGACGCGGGCGGTGGCGCCCCAGATATAATAGGGTCCCCAGGGGGCGACATAATAGTCCCGCCGGGCGCCGCGCCAGATCCGGCCCTCGACATGATAGTTCGCCGGATCGGTGACATGGGCGAAGGGGACGGTGAACACCTCCTCGACCTCGCCGGCCTCGGGGACGGGGGTGAAGGGGCCGTGGACCAGCGCCAGCACCGGGGTCATGGCAAAGCCGGTCACGGTGCGATGCGGCGGCATGGTGCCCAGGACCTCGACGCGGGCGGGGTCGAGGCCCACCTCCTCATGCGCCTCGCGCAGGGCGGCGGCGGTCTCGTCGGCATCGCCGGGATCGACCTTGCCACCGGGCAGGGCGATCTGGCCGGGATGGTGGCGCAGGCTGCTGGCCCGCTTGGTCAGCAGCAGCCGCCCGTCCGCGGCGTCGAAGGCGGCAAGCACTCCGGCGGGGCGCAACGCCGCCTCGCCGGGCGCCGGGGCGCCGCCGAAGTCGAAATCGGACGAGGGCCCGGTCGTTCCCGACAGGGCCCGCATCAATGTCTCGCGGACCCCCGTCATCAAAGTGCGGCCCGGCTTTCTTTGGCCCCGGCTTGCGGCAGCAGATTGCCCTCGGCATCCATGGTCGCCTCGAAGCCGAGGCTTTGCGGGTCGAATTCGTAATGCGCGCCGCAGAACTGGCAATCGGCGGTGACGATGCCGTCGCCGTTGGTCATGTGGGCGATGTCCTTGGCCGAATAGATCGACAGCGTGTCGCGCACCCGGTCGGCATTGCAGGAACAGCCGAAGACCAGCGGTTGCACGGCGAAGGCGGTGGGCTCCTCCTCGTGGAACAGCCGGAAGACCAGGTTCGGCAAGGGCAGGGCGGAATCGACCAGCTCCATCGCCTCGACCGTGGCCATCAGCATGGTGGCGCGGTTCCAGTCCTCGGACTGCGCGCCCTGCAGGATGTCGGCGGATTGCAGCGCCTCGCCTTCCGGGGCGGCGTGGCTGGCGGCGGGCAGGGTCTGCAGCATGATGCCGCCGGCACGCCAGTGCTCCTCGGCCTGGCCGGGCATGCGCGAGCGGCCGACCGTCAGCTCGAAGCGGGTGGGAAGCTGCTCGGACTGTTCGAAATAGGCCTGCGCGCAGGCGGCCAGCGAGCCGCCGGCCAGCGGCGTCAGGCCCTGATAGGGCGTCGTGCCCTCGCCCTGGTCGATCAGCACCGCGAAATAGCCCTGACCGAGCTGGTCGAAGCCGGTGACGCCCTCGTGCAGCCGGTCCGGGTCGAAGCTGGCCCAGGCGCGCATCCGGGCGGGGCCGCCCTCGGTCTCGGGGGCGTAATAGTCGGTGGCGATGGTGCGGATGGCGCCGTTGCCGCGCACCTGCAGCGACAGTTTCCAGCGCAGCTTGATGGTCTGGCCGATCAGCGCGGTCAGGGTGGTCAGTTCGGCCACCATGGCGCTGACCGCGACCGGGTAGTCGTGGCGCGACAGGATATGTTCGAGCACCGGGCCCAGGCGCGCGACGCGGCCGCGCATGCCCGAGCGCTCCAGCTGGAAGGGCAGCACGCTGTCGTCCCAGGAAAGATCCTTCGTTTCGGTCATTGCAAGTCCTTCGGAATACGGGTGCGCGGGGCCGGCGACGGCCCGGCGCCTTGGCCCCAATATAGGCCCTGCGGCGGAAAGCCCAAGGGGGAAGCCGGGGGCTTCGCGCCCCCGGACCCCCGCGGGGTATTTGGAAAACGGCGAAATGCAACCTTCATGCCGGTTGACCTCGCGCGGGCGGGGACGGTAACCCGAGCGGGTATGTGCAGGGAGCCAGCCATGACCTTCGATCGCCGCATCAAGATCGCCCCGTCCATCCTGTCGGCGGATTTCGCGAATTTCGGCCAGGAGATCCGCGCCATCGAGGCCGAGGGCGCCGACTGGGTGCATGTCGATGTGATGGACGGGCATTTCGTGCCCAACCTGACCTTCGGCCCGCCGGCGGTGAAGGCGTTCCGGCCGCATGTGACCAGTTTCATGGACGTGCACCTGATGATCGCGCCGGTCGATCCCTATATCGAGGCCTATGCCGAGGCCGGCGCCGACATGATCACCGCGCATGTCGAGGCCGGGCCGCATCCGCATCGCACCCTGCAGGCGATCCGCGCCACCGGCAAGAAGGCCGGGATCTCGCTGAATCCCGGCACGCCGGCCGAGGCGGTGGAATATCTGCTGGACCTTTGCGACATGGTGCTGGTGATGACGGTGAACCCCGGTTTCGGCGGGCAGAAGTTCATTCATTCGCAACTGGACAAGATCGCCCGGCTGCGCGCCATGATCGGCGACCGGCCGGTGCATATCCAGGTCGATGGCGGCGTCGATCCGGGCACCGCGCCGCTGGTCGCCAAGGCGGGGGCCGATGTGCTGGTGGCGGGCTCGGCCGTGTTCCGCGGTGGCTCGGTCGCCGATCCCGGCGTCTATGGCAAGAACATCCGCGCCATCCGCGAGGCTGCCGAGGCCGCGACCCGTTGATCTGGCGCGGCGCCACGGCGCTGGCCGGCGCGGCGCTGGGTCTGGCCGCGCCCCTGGCCGGAAGCGACTGGCGCGAGCGGTTGGCGCTGTCGGGGCCCGAGGTTGCGCCGGGCGGCATCTGGCTGCATGCCGCGAGCGTCGGCGAGCTGACTTCGGCCCGCGTCCTGGCCGAGGCGCTGGCGCCCGGCTTTCCCCTGACCGTGACGACGAACAGCCTGACCGGCCGCGACCTGGCGCGGCGGCTGGGCCATGCCTGCGGCCTGGCGCCTCTGGACGTGCCGCAGGCGGTGGGGCGCTTCCTGGACCGGGTGCGGCCTTCGGTGCTGGTGACGGTCGAGAACGAGCTTTGGCCCAACCGCTCGGCGATGGCGGCGGCGCGGGGCGTGGCCCAGGTGATGGTGGGCGCGCGCATCTCGGCGCGTTCGGCGGCGCGCTGGGGCCGGCTGCCGGGGCTGATCGGGCCGATGCTGGGCCGCATCGACGCGCTGTCGGCGCAGGACGCGGCCAGCGAGGCGCGGCTGCTGGCGCTGGGGCTGCGGCCCGAGGCGCTGACGCCGCGGCTGAACCTGAAGCTGCTCGGTCCGGCGCGGATCGCGCCGGGCGCGGATGCGCCGGACCGTCGGCGCACCGTGCTGGCGGCCTCGACCCATGAGGGCGAGGATGCGGCGATGCTGGACGCCTGGCTGGCCGCGCGGCAGGTCGCGCCGGATCTGCGGCTGATCCTGGCCCCGCGCCATCCCGGGCGCGGCGATGCCGTGGCGGCGCTGATCGCCGCGCGGGGGCTGGATTTCGCCCGGCGCAGCCAGGGCGGCGGGCCGGAGGCGCCGCTGCTGCTGGCCGACACGCTGGGCGAGATGGCGCTGTGGTATCGCGCCGCCGGCATCTGCGTCACCGGCGGCTCCTTTGCCGATCACGGCGGCCATACGCCATGGGAGCCGGCGGCCTGGCGCTGCGCGATCCTGCACGGGCCGCATGTCGCGAACCAGGCCGATGCCTATGCCGATCTGGACGCGGCGGGGGGGGCGCTGGCCTGCGATGCCGCCGGGCTGCCGCGCCTGCTGGCGGAGCTGTTGCGCGATCCGGACCGGCAGCGTCGCATGGGCGAGGCCGCGCGGGCGCTGCTGCTGGCGCGGGCGGGCAATCCTGCCACGCTGATCGCGCGGATCGGGACGCTGGCGCGGGCACGGGCTTGCGGAAGCGGCTGAGCGGCCCGATATTTGCAGGGAAAGGAGCCGACATGATCCGCTATGCCCTGCGCTGTGACCAAGGCCATGAATTCGATGGCTGGTTTCGCAATTCCGAAGGTTTCGAAAGCCTCAGGAAGGCCGGACAGGTGACTTGCGCGCAATGCGGCTCGGTCCATGTCGAGAAGGCGCTGATGGCACCGCGCGTCACCCATGGCGGCGACGATGCCCCGGATCTGCACAGCCCCCGCGACCCGCACGAGGCGGCGCTGGAAAAGCTGCGCCAGCATATCGAGGCGAACTCGGATTACGTCGGCATGTCCTTCGCCGCAGAAGCCCGCGCCATGCATGAAGGGCTGGCGCCCGAGCGCGCGATCCACGGCGAGGCGCGGCTCGAGGATGCCAAGCAGCTGCTCGAGGACGGGATTTCGGTCGCGCCCCTGCCATTCCGGGCCCGGCAGCGGGCGCATTGAGCCCGCTTGCCCGGTCGTGCCGGCCCGGCCCTAGCCCGGGGCGTGTTCGCCGTCGATCAGCACCATGATGCGGCCGCGCGAGCAGCGCTCGACGCGGGCCTCGACGCCGTAGACCTCGGCCAGCAAAGCGGGGGTCAGGATCTCCTCCGGCCGGCCCTCGGCATGGGTATGGCCGCCATGCATCAGCACGATGCGGTCGGCCCATTGCGCCGCCAGCGCCAGGTCGTGCAGCACGGCGACGACGATGCGCCCCTCGGCCGCCAGCCGTCGCAGTTCCGACAAGAGCCGCACCTGCCGCGCCAGATCCAGCGCGCTGGTCGGCTCGTCCAGCAGCAGCAGGCGCGGGTCGCGCACGATGGCCTGCGCCAGGCTGACCATCTGCCGCTGGCCCCCGGACAGCGCCGAAAGCGGCTCCAGCGCCAGCGCGCCGATGCCCAGCTTGTCCAGCACCGCCATGGCGGTTGCATCGGCACCGCGCGCGTCCAGCGTGTCGCCCGCCCGCCGTGCCGCGATCACGCTTTCCAGCGCCACCAGCGACGAGCCGGCCGGCAGGCTTTGCGGCATGAAGCCCACCAGCCGGGCGCGGTCGCGCATCGGCACATGCGCCAGGTCGCGCCCGTCCAGCAGCACCCTGCCGCCATGCGGCTGCAACTGGGCGATGGCGCGCAGCAGCGTCGATTTCCCGGCCGCGTTCGGTCCGGCCAGCACCGTGACCTCGCCCGGGCGCAAAAGCGGCAGGTCCAGCCCTGCGAGCACGCTGCGCGCGCCGTAGCGCACCGAGATGTCCTGCGCCAGCAGCCCCTGCATCAGCGCCGCCTGCCGCGCAGGATCAGCGCGAAGAAGATCGGCAGGCCGATCAGCGAGGTGACCAGCCCCACCGGCAGCAGCACCCCCGGCACCAGCGTCTTGCTGAGCGTCGAGGCCAGCGACATGACCAGCGCCCCGGTCAGCAGGCTGGCGGGCAGAAAGACGCGGTGGTTCTCGCCCACCAGCATCCGGGCGATATGCGGGCCGGCCAGGCCGACGAAGCCGATCACCCCGACCATCGACACGGCGGCGGCCGACAGCAGGCTGACGCGGAACAGCGTCCAGCGCCTGAGCCCGGTCACGTCGACGCCGAAGCTGCGCGCCTGATCCTCGCCCAGCCGCAGCGCCGTCAGCTTCCAGGCGGCGCGGAACGAGAACGGCACCGAGACCGCCAGCACCGCCGCGATCAGCATCACCCCCGGCCATTGCGCCGAGGCGAGGCTGCCCATGGTCCAGAACACCAGTTGCTGCAGCGCATCGGCCGAGGCGACGAACTGCACCAGCGACAAGAGCGCCGCTGCGGTGAAGTTCAGCGCCACGCCGAACAGGATCAGCACCTCGGGCCCGCCGCCGCGGATGCGGCCCAGAAGCTGCAGCAGCGCCAGCGCGCCCAGCGCGAACAGGAAGGCATTGCCGGAAACGCTCCAGACCGCGGGCAGGCCGGGCAGGGTCAGGCCCAGCACGATCGCCACCGCGGCGCCAAGCGCGGCCGAGGACGAGACGCCCAGCGTGAAAGGCTCGGCCAGGGGGTTTTCCAGCACCGTCTGCATCTCGGCCCCGGCCAGCGCCAGCGCCGCGCCGACCAGCAGCGCCATCGCGGCGACCGGCAGGCGCACGTCCCAGACGATGACGTGGGTGCCGCGCGCGACCTCGCCGCCGGCCAGCGCCTGCAGCGTATCCGCCAGCGGCAGCCCGGCCGGGCCGGTCACCAGGTCCAGCAGCAGCGCCGCCAGCGCCGCCAGCGCCAGCACCCCGACCAGGGCCGAGTTGCGCCGGCCCTGCCGGTGATAGCGGCTCAGCGTCGCGTCGCTCATGGTTGCGGGGTCACCCACCAGCTTCCCGGCACGGTGACGGGCGAGAAGCGGGCATTGATCTCGGCCAGGGTGGCGGCGGGATCGACATCCTCGAACAGCGCGGGATGGAAGGTCTTGGCCAGGTATTCGATCAGCGCGATATGGATGGGCGAATCGTTGAACATGTGCCAGACGCCGGCGGCGCGGCCCTGCTCCACCGCCCGCAGCGCCGAGAAGCCGGGCGCCGAGACCAGCGCCTCGAAGCTGGCCTGCGCGGTCGCGGCATCGACCTCCGAGCCCAGCACCAGCCCGCCGCGCGCCGCCATATGCGTGCCGCCGGTGGCGATATAGATGTCGGGATCGGCGCCGATCAGATATTCCAGGCTGACATTGCCGACCGGGGTCTTGACCGTCTCGGCGCCGATGTTTCGTCCGCCAGCGGTGACGATGAAATCGTTGAACACGCCCGAGCCCACGGTCGAGCAGCAGCCGGTGGGCGCGGCATGGACGTGGAAGAACACCCGCGGCCGCTCGGTGACGGCGGCCAGCCGGCCGCGGACCCGGTCGAGCCGGGTTTCGTAAAAGCCGGCGAATTCCTCGGCCCGTTCCTCGGCGCCGGTCAGTTTGCCCAGGATGTGCAGGCTGGGGATCGAGTTTTCCTGCGGATGCGAGAAGAAGTCGACATAGGCGACCGGGATGCCTGCCGCCTCGATCTGCTGGCGCACCAGTTCGGTGCCGGGATCGTTCTGGTCGATCAGCGTCAGCACCACCAGGTCGGGATGCAGGCCGATGATCGCCTCGGCCGACAGGCCGCGCGTGCCGGCGCCGACCGGCTTGATCTGGTCGATATCGGGAAATTTCTGCCGATAGGCGGCCAGGGTCGGCTCGTCCAGCGCCCGCGCCAGCCGCCAGCCGCTGACCAGCGAGACCGGGTCGTCATGGATCAGCCCCAGCACCGACAGATGCCGCGCCTCGGCCAGGACAATATGCTTGGCGGGCTGGGGCAGCGTGACCTCGCGCCCCAGGATGTCGGTCGCGGTGACGTCGGCACGGGCCAGGCCCAGCGAGGCGATCAGCGCGGCGGCGGCAAGCAGGGGACGGGTCAGGATCATGGCGTTTCCAGGGCTGGGGTGCCGGGGCGCAGCGATGCGCGCGCGCCCCGGCCGGTTCGGCTGCTTCTTAGCCTGCGGCGGGCGTGATGCGCCAGATGCGGTCGCCAGCCTCGTCATCCGCGCCCTTGGACTTGTTCACCGCCCAGACATTGCCCTTGCCGTCGGCGCGCAGCTGGTTGGGCAGGCTGCCGGCGTCGATATTCGCTACGATCTCGCCCTCGGGGCTGACCACGGCGATGGTGCCGGCGCCGCGATTGGCGACATAGGCCAGGCGGCTGACCGGCTCGAAGGCGACGTTCAGCGGGCCGGCGCCGACCGCCACGTCATGGATCACCTCGCCGGTCTCGGCCTTGACGATCAGCAGGTTGTCGGTGGCCTGCGAGGCGACGAAGATCAGCCCCTCCTGCGGGTCGTAGGCCACGCCCGAGGCGGCCTTGACGCCGGGCAGCGGGATCACCCGAACCTCGCCCGAGGCCAGGTCGACCACCGCCGCCTCGGGGGTGGACAGGCTGACGGTGACCAGCTTGCCGCCCGCCTCGTCGATATCCAGCGCCATGGTCGAGAATGCCTCGCCGCGGATCTGCGACGTGATGGTGATCGGCTCCAGCGGCTCGAGCGTCCTGGTGTCGAAGACCTTGATCTCGGGCGTGCCGGTGGCGCTGGCATAGGCGCGGCCATTGGCCTCGTCCACCAGCACGTCGCGGGCATGCGGCACGGCGCCCGGCGCGAACTGCTTGACCAGCGACAGGTCGGACTGCTTGTAGACCGCGGCGCTGTCCTGGCGGGTGTTGGTCACCCAGACATGGCCGTTCGCATCGTCCACGTCCACGCCATAGACCGCGAACAGGCCGCCGTCGCTGCCGTCCGCGCGCGCGGGGGCGGCGGCGGGTGTCACCTCGGCGACGATCTTCAGCGTCTGGGGGTCGATCTTGACCAGCTTGGCTTCCTTGACCGGCGGGCGGCCGACGGCGCTGGTGACGAAGACCGCGTCCCCGGCCGCGTTCGCCTTGACCTGATAGAGGCCGCGCACCACCGGCTGGCTGGTGACGGCGAATTTCTCGGCGCCGCTGACCGGAACCTGGGGCGAGACCTTCAGCTCGACCACCTCGGCCGAGGCCGGGTTCTCGGTGATGACGACGATCGGCTGCAGCCCGATCTCGGCCTCGGCGTCGATGTCGAGCGCGAAGCTGAAGGTGCCGTCCTCGGCCACGGCGATCGGCTCGGGGGTCAGCACCTTCGGGCCGCGCATCAGGGTGACGGTCTGGCCGGGGATCATCGCCT belongs to Paracoccus sp. TOH and includes:
- a CDS encoding glycosyltransferase N-terminal domain-containing protein, with product MIWRGATALAGAALGLAAPLAGSDWRERLALSGPEVAPGGIWLHAASVGELTSARVLAEALAPGFPLTVTTNSLTGRDLARRLGHACGLAPLDVPQAVGRFLDRVRPSVLVTVENELWPNRSAMAAARGVAQVMVGARISARSAARWGRLPGLIGPMLGRIDALSAQDAASEARLLALGLRPEALTPRLNLKLLGPARIAPGADAPDRRRTVLAASTHEGEDAAMLDAWLAARQVAPDLRLILAPRHPGRGDAVAALIAARGLDFARRSQGGGPEAPLLLADTLGEMALWYRAAGICVTGGSFADHGGHTPWEPAAWRCAILHGPHVANQADAYADLDAAGGALACDAAGLPRLLAELLRDPDRQRRMGEAARALLLARAGNPATLIARIGTLARARACGSG
- a CDS encoding ABC transporter ATP-binding protein, translated to MHDVFARMIDAFRPAEGPPPRSLLAFFRWCLSGAWSGLAVAAVASALSGIADIVSAVLLGRVIDAVVTSTPATLVADKGGLILGFVLFFLVVRPAIFGLSTASSSVIIGPNLFPLVLSRLHRWTMGHAVTFFDNDFAGRIAQKQTQTARAVTDVATEFVNVVAFALASIIGSAAFLVSVDGWGAVAMLAWLACYALLIRFFLPRIRTRSASRASARAMVTGQVVDTITNIKTVKLFAHAEHEDRAALGAMAGFRERALDFGRVSTWFRFSLMFVAGALPVVLIGGTLMLWREGLATAGDIAAAGAISMRLAQMTGWVSMALMGVWGSIGEVEDGMKTLSPPHALTDAADAVALDRVAGRIDFDHVDFAYGRDTARDGGGGIRDLDLHIAPGERLGVVGASGAGKSTMVSLLLRLYDVERGAVRVDGHDVRAVTQESLRRNIAMVTQETAMFNRSARDNILYGRPDATEEEIVAAARAAEAHEFILTLRDHMGRAGYDAHLGERGVKLSGGQRQRIALARALLKDAPILVLDEATSALDSEVEAQVQEALHRAMQGKTVLAIAHRLSTIAELDRIVVLESGRIVEQGSHAELLALDGTYARYWNRQSGGFLGTDEDEETTEAAE
- a CDS encoding Hsp33 family molecular chaperone HslO, with amino-acid sequence MTETKDLSWDDSVLPFQLERSGMRGRVARLGPVLEHILSRHDYPVAVSAMVAELTTLTALIGQTIKLRWKLSLQVRGNGAIRTIATDYYAPETEGGPARMRAWASFDPDRLHEGVTGFDQLGQGYFAVLIDQGEGTTPYQGLTPLAGGSLAACAQAYFEQSEQLPTRFELTVGRSRMPGQAEEHWRAGGIMLQTLPAASHAAPEGEALQSADILQGAQSEDWNRATMLMATVEAMELVDSALPLPNLVFRLFHEEEPTAFAVQPLVFGCSCNADRVRDTLSIYSAKDIAHMTNGDGIVTADCQFCGAHYEFDPQSLGFEATMDAEGNLLPQAGAKESRAAL
- a CDS encoding ABC transporter ATP-binding protein: MQGLLAQDISVRYGARSVLAGLDLPLLRPGEVTVLAGPNAAGKSTLLRAIAQLQPHGGRVLLDGRDLAHVPMRDRARLVGFMPQSLPAGSSLVALESVIAARRAGDTLDARGADATAMAVLDKLGIGALALEPLSALSGGQRQMVSLAQAIVRDPRLLLLDEPTSALDLARQVRLLSELRRLAAEGRIVVAVLHDLALAAQWADRIVLMHGGHTHAEGRPEEILTPALLAEVYGVEARVERCSRGRIMVLIDGEHAPG
- the rpe gene encoding ribulose-phosphate 3-epimerase, with the protein product MTFDRRIKIAPSILSADFANFGQEIRAIEAEGADWVHVDVMDGHFVPNLTFGPPAVKAFRPHVTSFMDVHLMIAPVDPYIEAYAEAGADMITAHVEAGPHPHRTLQAIRATGKKAGISLNPGTPAEAVEYLLDLCDMVLVMTVNPGFGGQKFIHSQLDKIARLRAMIGDRPVHIQVDGGVDPGTAPLVAKAGADVLVAGSAVFRGGSVADPGVYGKNIRAIREAAEAATR
- a CDS encoding CoA pyrophosphatase — translated: MTGVRETLMRALSGTTGPSSDFDFGGAPAPGEAALRPAGVLAAFDAADGRLLLTKRASSLRHHPGQIALPGGKVDPGDADETAAALREAHEEVGLDPARVEVLGTMPPHRTVTGFAMTPVLALVHGPFTPVPEAGEVEEVFTVPFAHVTDPANYHVEGRIWRGARRDYYVAPWGPYYIWGATARVLHSLATRISARLSA
- a CDS encoding CCA tRNA nucleotidyltransferase, producing MTRLTAPFLDDPALARVLAALSAEGAQALIVGGAVRNALLGEPVADVDISTSARPEDSIRLAEAAGLRSVPTGIDHGTVTVIADGRGFEVTSFRRDVETDGRRAVVAYSDRIEEDAQRRDFTMNALYATASGKVLDPVGGLPDLAARRLRFVGDPRARIAEDYLRILRFFRFLAWYGREADLQALAACRELRAGLAGISRERIGHEMRKLLDAPDPSRAVALMAEAGVLSLVLPGADPGDLPELVEAEHEFGTGALPCWPRRLALLAAPNAAGALRLSRDEARSQDQIAAALALHPPVAAWRHGRAVAAQSVLIRAARGEAPPFGWCHELARGAEAKFPLAARDLMPELSGPALGEALKRAEAAWIESDFILPREVLRRIALRQEARA
- a CDS encoding DUF1178 family protein — protein: MIRYALRCDQGHEFDGWFRNSEGFESLRKAGQVTCAQCGSVHVEKALMAPRVTHGGDDAPDLHSPRDPHEAALEKLRQHIEANSDYVGMSFAAEARAMHEGLAPERAIHGEARLEDAKQLLEDGISVAPLPFRARQRAH
- a CDS encoding class I SAM-dependent RNA methyltransferase yields the protein MIWTVERLGRKGDGVAVGTGGRALAALTLPGEVIEGEAENGRIASPRIVTPAPERVRPPCPHYRACGGCALMHGSEAFVKAWKVGVVTEALRAQGLSAPIAGVHVSPPRSRRRAVLSGRRTKKDALLGFHARASDVIVDIADCHVLRPGIQSALPLLRRLVVAGASRAGELSLTVTETPAGLDVAVTGGKPMQPALFQTLAALAAEGDLARLSWDGQGITRRPPALPMGRAQVVPPPGGFLQATAEGEAALLAAVRGMLRGAGRVLDLFAGCGTFTLPLAETAEVHAVEGLAAPLQALDAAARRSPGLRRITTEIRDLARRPLMPDELAYDAIVIDPPRAGAEAQARELARSAADRLAWVSCDPVTFARDARILAEGGWALARLFVVDQFRWSPHVETVAEFRRS